ACGTTCTATCTGGAAAAACGCCGTCATTCTCTCTTAAGATTCTAATTAATCTTGAAGCTGCACGTAAATAATAGAAATTTGTAGTGGATCCCGGAACTTTTTCGATTTCCTCACATTCCCCATCCGATTTACTTAACTTTATCTTCCCTAATGAGTTTTCATCAGGACCAAATTTATACACTACAAAATTCTCTGTCTCTTCTTCTCTAACTAACAGAACATAAGTTGCCAAAATTCTACCTCCCTAATTATTCATATACACTATCTGACCAATTATAGTGCTTATAGAGGGTAAAAAAAGACCACAACACGGGCGGCTAGCTCATATTGTGGCATTGTTGGTTGTGTATTTTACGGCCTAATCTCTACTGTTGTAAAGGATCTGCTTATTATCTTGTAACCATTTTCTAGCTTCTTCACCTACTAGAATTTTTGGTTGTTCTGGCGTCCCAATATTGATGCTTTTTATAAAAGCCTCATCTAGCCCCCGAACCCCAGTTAATTTAGCTCCTTTTAGCAATACTCTTTCAAACGTAGCTAACCGAAAATCAGCATTAAAAAATATTGCATTGCGAAAATCCGTCTCATCAAAAAGACCAGCTACTAAATTAGCATCTGATAAATCTGCTTGAACAAACACCGTCTCAATACATTCACTATCAGAAAGTCTAGTAGCTTTAACATTGGCATTTGTGAAGTCCGCATAAGAGACATTAGATTTACAAAAGTCTGCCCCTTCCAAATTTGTAGATATAAAAGTTGATGAATTTAGTAAAGATGAAGAGAAATTTTTGTGATTTAAGTTCATGCCATCAAAGGTACAAGCTGTTATATATGCTTGGTCTAATGGGTAGTGTGACAAATCCATATTTCGCAAATCAACTTCATCTATACCTAGTTTTTCGCCTTGTTCCCCAACAGTTTCAAGCCAAAGGCGGTGTGATTCTAATCGAGTCATTATTTCTTTAATATCATTTGTCATCCCTAACCCTCCTATGGATACCAAATAATCCCATCTGATATTCCGGCTTTTTTAATTGTTTCTTTTAACTGTTCAACATGTTCAGGAATCATGTCTCTTCTATCCACACACTCATCATCCCTGGATGAGTTTCGCTATAGCGATTATATTTTTAAGTTGTGTTTGTTTCCAAATACAAAATAAAAAAAGGTTAATTACGGTAATTACTACCACAATTAACCTGCTAATGAACCGCGATAACGTTATTTATGTTGTAAACTTAAAGGGTTTGATGTGCGCACAATCGAATTCAAAAATCTTTATAAGTGTATTACATCAGTTAAAACTGCTGTTGGATACTTAGTTACTCAGCACTGGGTAGCCCTACTACCAAAGAAAAATAATCTAATTCACTTCTTCGAACTCTTTCATTTTCTCAATTTTCACTCTGTCATTCTCTTCTTGTGGAATATGATTCAGATATTTACTTTCCCAATATTCTAACCTGTCTGAAGGGCCAAAGTTGGATTCGCCCCAATTCGTGTAATCGTATTCTATATTTAGGTTCCCTTCAGATGTAAGCTTCATGGTTATTGAAAACCATGGATCCTGTCCTTCGTTTAAAAATAAATTTTTCAACTCATTTGTAACTTCAAACAATTTAGTCTCTAAATGATTATATTCTTCTGAATTAACATTGTATCTATTTAAAATATCAAGAGAATAAATATACTCTCTCCCATTTTCAGGCTTAAAGAAAAAAAAGACTCCGCCTTCTCCATTTTCCACTTCACCATTAAAATAAAAGTCCTCCCACTTAACTGGTATCATTTGATCTATGATTTCTGCAATTGTTCTATATAATTCGTTCATTTTTTGTTCCATTAATTAATCTCCGACTTTATGTAATATTCGTTTAGTAACTGGTCATTTGTTACCAATTCGATAGATAATTTTTAATGAATCTGGGCTCACATAATCAGTAATAAGATGATAATCTGTAAATTCCACTGTTACGTTATACTCATTTTTGAAATATTCTTTTGCTATGGGAGCGTCTTTTTTTACAATATTATGTAATTGAACATCCATTTAGCACTCATTTAATATTAACCCTTTATTGGTCTATTTTTCTCTTCGTTCTAAACCTTAGATCTAGGA
The window above is part of the Paenibacillus sp. 1781tsa1 genome. Proteins encoded here:
- a CDS encoding immunity protein YezG family protein, whose product is MEQKMNELYRTIAEIIDQMIPVKWEDFYFNGEVENGEGGVFFFFKPENGREYIYSLDILNRYNVNSEEYNHLETKLFEVTNELKNLFLNEGQDPWFSITMKLTSEGNLNIEYDYTNWGESNFGPSDRLEYWESKYLNHIPQEENDRVKIEKMKEFEEVN
- a CDS encoding pentapeptide repeat-containing protein, with product MTNDIKEIMTRLESHRLWLETVGEQGEKLGIDEVDLRNMDLSHYPLDQAYITACTFDGMNLNHKNFSSSLLNSSTFISTNLEGADFCKSNVSYADFTNANVKATRLSDSECIETVFVQADLSDANLVAGLFDETDFRNAIFFNADFRLATFERVLLKGAKLTGVRGLDEAFIKSINIGTPEQPKILVGEEARKWLQDNKQILYNSRD